AACGTATATATTATAGTGAAAGGGAGCGGACCATTTCTGGTCCGCATTCACCTTCGTTTTATTATCTAGGTGGCATCTGTCCACCCATCGGTCCCATTGGCCCGCCAAATGGTCTTGGACCACCTGGCCCACAACTGAATTGTTGGTGATTAACACGATGAACTGTTGATTCAGTGTGTGGGAAGTTGTGGAAATATTTATAATTATGATTAACAACATTTGTCGTATGACTAGGGTGAACGACCGGAACGAGATAATCACAATCTTTTTCTGTAACATGATGTTTCGTTGGACAATATTTTGGTGGCATCATTTGTACTTGGCGTCGTCTAGGGTTAAACATGAGGTTTCCTCCTTTATTATTGGATTCAATATCAACCTATGTTTGTTTCCCCATACATGTACTAGTGTGAAAACCTAATTTTGCCCGAAATTTATTGTAAAAACCAAAAAGTCACTCCGATGACAACAAAAAACATAACCATAACGATTTTCGCCATTTGTTTCTCTCCTCTTTTCTCAACCATCACTTTTATTTTATAATTTTTTTTATTATTTTCAATAAGCTTTTATTTCCTTTTTCGTCAGTTTTCGGCATCATTAAATCCTTTTAGCACTTTCAGTAAACTTATTTTTGCTAACAGAACTCGAATGTTAGCGTTTTATGCGCTTGCCGCGGAAATATGATATGTTTTATCCTCGAAATGTATGGGAAGGATAATGTATACTTCCTTTAAGGCTTTAATAAATACTTTTTATAAATGCCTTATACATATTAAAAAAGGAGTGTTATTGAAATGCCAAAAGTTACAGTTCCAGGCCAAGAGCCATTTGAAGTAGAAGAAGGCACAAAGCTCGTACTCGCATTAGAAGATAACGGTGTAGACATCCTTCATCGATGCGGAGGGAATGCCAAATGTACGACTTGCATTGTAGAAGTTGTAGACGGCGACTTTGGACCATTGTCAGAGACAGAGAAAGCTGTTTTTGATCGAAAAGGCTTAGATCATTCAGGCAGATTATCATGCCAAGTTCGTGTAGACCAAGATGTAACAGTAAAGCCAATGAAAACTGTTTCGTCTACAGGGATGGACCCAGGCCCACGCCCAGACAAATAACATTGAAAATCGCAGGAATTAACCCCTGCGATTTTCTTTGACTTCGTACCAATCACGTAAAGTAACGATCCCTCTACTGTTTAATTCCTCAATTAAGTGTTCAAACAAACTAGCTGTCATATGAGCATCGTTTAAAGCATGATGGCGGTCATTTCCGTTAATCGCAAATCGACTTACGAGTTCGTCCAAATCATTTCGATGATCCGGGTACAGGTATTTTGCCACTTCATACGAATCGACAATGATCGGGTTATATGGTGGGAGATTCCAACGTTTACTTTGCTCTTTAAGAAAGTTCACATCAAAGCTTGATGGATGAGCAACAACAACACTTTCTTCAGAGAATTGTAAGAAGTTTTTCATTGCTATTGGAAAACGTTCTCCCGCTTCAATCTCATCGACTGTTAACCCAGTTAAATCTAGCACATCATTTGGTACCTTTTTAAAAGGAGAGACTATTTCATAATACTGTTCTGGAAATTGTATCTTGTTTTTATTTATTCTTATTGCCCCAATAGAGACGACTTCATCTGCGATTTTCGAATAAAACCCAGTTGTT
The Bacillus shivajii DNA segment above includes these coding regions:
- a CDS encoding 3'-5' exonuclease; its protein translation is MGVSALRIMKFLLFDYHHFHYKRKQWLRKNQASFQEVKEAILHLNMRKSNIHVDTLLEDITYTVFDLETTGFYSKIADEVVSIGAIRINKNKIQFPEQYYEIVSPFKKVPNDVLDLTGLTVDEIEAGERFPIAMKNFLQFSEESVVVAHPSSFDVNFLKEQSKRWNLPPYNPIIVDSYEVAKYLYPDHRNDLDELVSRFAINGNDRHHALNDAHMTASLFEHLIEELNSRGIVTLRDWYEVKENRRG
- a CDS encoding CotD family spore coat protein codes for the protein MFNPRRRQVQMMPPKYCPTKHHVTEKDCDYLVPVVHPSHTTNVVNHNYKYFHNFPHTESTVHRVNHQQFSCGPGGPRPFGGPMGPMGGQMPPR
- a CDS encoding 2Fe-2S iron-sulfur cluster-binding protein, producing MPKVTVPGQEPFEVEEGTKLVLALEDNGVDILHRCGGNAKCTTCIVEVVDGDFGPLSETEKAVFDRKGLDHSGRLSCQVRVDQDVTVKPMKTVSSTGMDPGPRPDK